The Calothrix sp. PCC 7507 DNA segment ACCATATTTAAAGCCAGCATTTGTAGTCCATCGGTAAGCACACCTACATTGACTATGGCTTCACGCCACAATCTCATTTGCGCTGTTTCTAATGCACCAGGCGAAGTCAAAAAAGTGGTTTCATTGATATATTCACCGTTATCAGGCATGGTTAATGCCAGTAAATTTCCTGTACTATCTTTCGCCACTGCCAAACCATCACCAATCTGGGCTACAGCCACAAATTCCGGTGTAGCCACCATCACAATTAAGGTAGTTGCCAAATCTTGAGGCTGTTTGTTGCAAGCAACAGCTTCATCCTCTACCGCTTTTCTAGCGGCTAAAACTGCCTCAGTCAATAAAGATTGCACAGTAGCGTCATCCGCTAGGGCATCTCGCGTGACTTCTTTAATAGAAATATTGGCGATCGCTGTTTCCACAGCCACCATAGCTCCGACTTTCCCCTGACTAGCAGAACCAGCACCATCAGCAGCCGCTGCCACCAATATATCATCTGACAATATCTGCCAGTGGTGAGCATCCTGACACAGCTGCTTATTTTTTAAGTGGCTCGTACCACATACGGATGCGGCTAATACACGCCATTGAGGGATCTGCTTTGATATGTTCATAGATTTTCTTGCAACAGCTAGCTGTGTGAGTATAACAAGCTGCGATTTTGATTAAACAGACCCCCAGCCAATCGGCGGTAGTGCCACCTGTTCGTCTACCTGTGAGTGAGAAACAGCCGACATACTAGCTGACAGCCAGACAAACATCTCGATAAAGTTTAGCCCTTTTAGTTTCAAAGGAGTCCGCACAGCTATTTGAGTCAAGCGGTTCATATTCGCATTTTCTACCCCTACTGTAAAAAATGCTACACGCTTATTCGTTTCATCTCCTTGGAGACGCTGCGATGCTTGTTCTACAACCTGCTCTAGCTCACCTTGTGGTTCGCCATCAGTAATCATAAATACCCAAGGGCGATAGTAAGCAATGCCATTAGTCCGATATTGCGACTTGCGCTCTTGAATAATATCTAATGCTTTATGAATTCCTGCCCCCATAGTAGTTAGTCCCTGTGCTGTCAGGATTGGCGGATTAAATAGATCGGCAGTCACAAAGTCTTGTACTACATTGACATTACTGTCAAAAGTCACGATCGCTACCTCTACCCGCCTCGCCGCCAAGGAATTTTTGACTAATTCATCCTTCAAGCTCAATAAACCCTGATTTAAAGCCTCAATTGCATCTCCTTGCATCGAGCCAGATGTATCTAGCAATAGCACACAAGGACAACGCGGTTCCGGGTTCTCCGCAAACTCCACTACTTCATCAAGTCTTAATGTATCATGCATAACGTTTTGTGTTATGTTATAATCCAAAGTCTTTTTCCTTTTTCTCAAAGTATATAGTTCACAACGCCAACACAACTACAGTGCCTAGCAGCTGATAGTAAATAGTTGACTCTTTATTAAACAGATTATTCTCATCCAATTCTCTACACATTTAAGGAAATTTTAATCAGGGACTAGTTTAGTGAAAGGAAACCTAGTAGAAATTCATATTAGCTTTATCTAATACACCTACTGAGACTTATATAGAGCAAGTCTAGAATACAATGAATACGTACATTTGCGTACAGACAAAATTTAAAGATTCTGTGTAGAAAGGTTGGTTTTTATATAAAAGAAATAAATCAAAATCAGAAAAATCTTCATAGAAAGGATACTCCTGTAAACCCGCAAGCTGTAAATCGCAATTTTCTAGCAAATACGTAGGTACACTATGTCATAAAAAATGTAACAACCCTCCTATGTCATAAATTTCATAACTTGTAAGATATGTACATATTTCCCCAGAATAATTTGTGTTCAGAGAAAAATTAAAACTAATAAAAGATAAGCTAAAACGCTGATTCATTGCACAATCAACCATTTTTCTTCGTTGACCGTTAACTGTAGACTGTCATCGGTCAACAGTCTACACGACGAAATATGCAGCTTAAATGCTGATTAGCTTACCCATTCCCACTATTTCAGCTTTACCTAGATTTGGTTTGATTTCCCGGAAAACTTCAAGATATGAATATTGCTGGCACATTCACCAAGTTAAGTCCCCAGAGTTTATTAAGACAGTTATCTGGTAGCTCTGACAGTACTTGTTTAAGAACCTTGAGCAACTCAGTTTCCTGGTCGATATACTTAGAACAGGGGAAAATCACTTATGCTACCCATTCAGTCGAACCCTTTGATCGACTAGAACGTCATTTGCGTCGCCTGAGTCATCAAGTTCCCCTGCTTACCAGTGAAACTCGTGTTCAATTACGTCTGATGTTTGAGCCTGACTCACAAAGTCAGTTCCCAGAACAACACAATGACACGGGTGATCAGCCTCCCGAATATCAAGCTATTTACTGGCTGGTCAGTCAACAACACCTGCATTCTACACAAGCAGCAGTACTAATTCAGGAACTAGTTAAAGAAGTTATTGAATCATTTTTGTTAATCAATGCAGGCATTTATGAATTGAGCGATTCACTTGAGAGAGTGCCAAGAATTTGCCGGCTCGACGTAGAAAAAATCCTAGAGCGCTGCGAAACCAGATTGCAGAGTTGGCAGTCTTTAGCTCCTCAAATTTCCTCTCCCTATCAGCGTCCACACCTGCTAATTAATAGCCCACTCCACAAAAAGAACTTACCAGACCTCCAACCAAGTTTAACTAACTGGATGAAGGGTTTTAGCCTGCGTCATCTTGCTGTGATAATGAATCAAGATGAAATCCAACTGGCTCGGAATTTATCCCCTTACATCCTCAAAGGAGGGATCATACTGCATGAACCAGACCCACCCTTTGATAAATTGCCCAAGACTTTTGACGAATCATCAGCATCTCCTAACTATATAACAGAATTAGTTGAAAGGGAATTAATTGCAGCGGTAGTAAAACCAAGTAGCATTGCTGC contains these protein-coding regions:
- a CDS encoding PP2C family serine/threonine-protein phosphatase; translation: MNISKQIPQWRVLAASVCGTSHLKNKQLCQDAHHWQILSDDILVAAAADGAGSASQGKVGAMVAVETAIANISIKEVTRDALADDATVQSLLTEAVLAARKAVEDEAVACNKQPQDLATTLIVMVATPEFVAVAQIGDGLAVAKDSTGNLLALTMPDNGEYINETTFLTSPGALETAQMRLWREAIVNVGVLTDGLQMLALNMVVSEPHKPFFFPLFDFVAKTEDKTVAKEHLVRFLRSDRITQRTDDDLTLIIAAFNQQ
- a CDS encoding VWA domain-containing protein, which codes for MHDTLRLDEVVEFAENPEPRCPCVLLLDTSGSMQGDAIEALNQGLLSLKDELVKNSLAARRVEVAIVTFDSNVNVVQDFVTADLFNPPILTAQGLTTMGAGIHKALDIIQERKSQYRTNGIAYYRPWVFMITDGEPQGELEQVVEQASQRLQGDETNKRVAFFTVGVENANMNRLTQIAVRTPLKLKGLNFIEMFVWLSASMSAVSHSQVDEQVALPPIGWGSV
- a CDS encoding response regulator; amino-acid sequence: MNIAGTFTKLSPQSLLRQLSGSSDSTCLRTLSNSVSWSIYLEQGKITYATHSVEPFDRLERHLRRLSHQVPLLTSETRVQLRLMFEPDSQSQFPEQHNDTGDQPPEYQAIYWLVSQQHLHSTQAAVLIQELVKEVIESFLLINAGIYELSDSLERVPRICRLDVEKILERCETRLQSWQSLAPQISSPYQRPHLLINSPLHKKNLPDLQPSLTNWMKGFSLRHLAVIMNQDEIQLARNLSPYILKGGIILHEPDPPFDKLPKTFDESSASPNYITELVERELIAAVVKPSSIAARTYPEISVENIATVQRLPQISVPPTDKVQELTIPNNINHLPERVTTATVTAKKTYKIVSVDDSPTILKEISRFLEDENFSVVTINEPLKAVMSIIRHKPDLILLDLNMAGIDGYELCRIVRNNSMFKNTPIIFVTGNKGLVDKVKARLVGASGYLTKPFTRAELLKIVFMHLA